From the Octadecabacter antarcticus 307 genome, one window contains:
- a CDS encoding Gfo/Idh/MocA family protein: MGEPVRWAILGAGKFAREHMGPAIHGATGAQLVALGTSSRDKAAPFEGFAPELRVHDTYDAVLADADVDVVYIPLPNHLHIEWAMRALRAGKHVLVEKPVGLQAAQIDPLIALRDETGLIAAEAFMIAHHPQWARARHLIADGAIGDLRHVDGVFCYNNPDLTNVRFDAAKGGGSLPDIGVYTIGSTRLATGQDPVEITHADIDYLNGVDVMARVSARFDGFTAHWVTAMNVHQTQHMTFLGSEGRIHLCAPFNAGSYGEAQLELTQIDGSMRVERWPNHAQYVTQVVAFCASVRNDAPYAWSLEDARATQAVMDAVYVAALPR, from the coding sequence ATGGGTGAACCAGTGCGTTGGGCAATTTTGGGTGCGGGCAAATTTGCGCGTGAACATATGGGGCCTGCTATCCACGGGGCGACGGGCGCGCAACTTGTGGCGCTGGGCACGTCTTCGCGCGACAAGGCAGCGCCATTCGAAGGGTTCGCGCCTGAATTGCGGGTCCATGACACCTATGACGCGGTTTTGGCCGATGCGGACGTGGACGTCGTTTATATCCCGCTTCCCAATCACCTGCATATCGAATGGGCGATGAGGGCTTTGAGGGCGGGCAAACATGTCTTGGTCGAAAAGCCTGTGGGCTTGCAAGCCGCCCAGATTGATCCGCTGATTGCCCTTCGTGATGAAACGGGCCTGATTGCGGCTGAAGCGTTCATGATCGCCCATCACCCCCAATGGGCGCGGGCGCGCCACCTCATCGCGGACGGTGCGATTGGCGATTTGCGCCACGTGGACGGGGTGTTTTGTTACAACAACCCTGATCTGACCAATGTGCGTTTTGACGCTGCCAAAGGGGGCGGTAGCCTGCCTGATATCGGCGTTTACACGATTGGGTCGACGCGACTGGCCACGGGCCAAGACCCAGTTGAAATCACCCATGCGGACATCGATTATCTGAATGGTGTTGACGTTATGGCCCGTGTTTCAGCCAGATTTGACGGGTTCACGGCCCATTGGGTGACTGCGATGAACGTGCACCAGACGCAACATATGACGTTCCTTGGCAGCGAAGGTCGTATTCATCTTTGCGCACCTTTCAACGCTGGAAGCTACGGCGAGGCGCAGCTGGAATTGACCCAAATCGACGGATCGATGCGCGTTGAACGCTGGCCCAATCACGCACAATATGTGACCCAAGTTGTGGCGTTTTGCGCGTCCGTGCGCAATGATGCACCCTATGCGTGGTCGCTTGAGGATGCGCGCGCGACCCAAGCGGTCATGGATGCGGTTTATGTGGCCGCGTTGCCGCGGTAG
- a CDS encoding DksA/TraR family C4-type zinc finger protein, which yields MAGGWAKDGGVSEQIEASIGDELARMKARKVPQGESFTHCAECEEPIAEARRVAVVSVTLCIECQNERDGVVKTRGGINRRGSKDSQLK from the coding sequence ATGGCAGGTGGCTGGGCAAAAGACGGTGGGGTGTCAGAGCAGATTGAAGCGTCGATTGGTGACGAATTGGCCCGCATGAAGGCCCGCAAGGTCCCGCAGGGAGAGAGTTTTACCCATTGCGCGGAGTGTGAAGAGCCAATTGCCGAGGCCCGCCGCGTGGCGGTTGTCAGCGTAACGTTGTGCATCGAATGTCAGAATGAACGCGATGGTGTGGTAAAGACCCGCGGCGGAATTAACCGACGCGGGTCTAAGGATAGCCAGTTGAAGTAG
- the rpoH gene encoding RNA polymerase sigma factor RpoH, with protein sequence MSSYTNLPAPSPEQGLNRYMQEIRKFPMLEPDEEYMLAKRWVDHEDTDAAHKMVTSHLRLAAKIAMGYRGYGLPTAEVISEANVGLMQAVKRFDPEKGFRLATYAMWWIRASIQEYVLRSWSMVKLGTTSAQKKLFFNLRKAKNRIGALEEGDLRPENVQRIANDLGVTEAEVVSMNRRMSGGDASLNATVGSDGEGTMQWQDWLEDESADQAGDYEDRDELQQRRELMAEAMDVLNDREKDILMQRRLAEKTVTLEDLSGQYSVSRERIRQIEVRAFEKLQKKMQTLAKDRGMLATA encoded by the coding sequence ATGAGCTCTTATACAAATCTTCCGGCGCCATCGCCAGAACAAGGCCTGAACCGCTACATGCAGGAAATCCGCAAATTTCCCATGCTGGAACCGGATGAGGAATACATGCTCGCCAAGCGGTGGGTGGACCATGAAGACACGGACGCCGCACACAAAATGGTGACGTCGCACCTGCGTCTGGCCGCCAAAATCGCCATGGGCTATCGCGGCTACGGGTTGCCGACAGCCGAAGTGATTTCCGAGGCGAATGTTGGCTTGATGCAAGCTGTGAAACGTTTCGATCCTGAAAAGGGTTTCCGCCTTGCGACCTATGCAATGTGGTGGATCAGGGCGTCCATACAAGAATACGTGTTGCGGTCATGGTCGATGGTCAAACTTGGCACGACATCCGCGCAAAAGAAGCTGTTTTTCAATCTGCGCAAAGCCAAGAATCGTATTGGCGCCTTGGAAGAAGGCGATCTGCGCCCTGAAAACGTTCAGCGGATTGCCAATGATCTTGGTGTCACAGAGGCCGAAGTTGTATCGATGAACCGCCGCATGTCGGGCGGGGATGCGTCCCTGAATGCCACCGTCGGATCCGATGGTGAAGGCACGATGCAATGGCAAGACTGGTTGGAAGACGAATCTGCCGACCAAGCGGGCGATTATGAAGACCGCGACGAGTTGCAACAACGCCGCGAACTCATGGCCGAAGCTATGGACGTTCTAAATGATCGTGAAAAGGACATTCTGATGCAGCGTCGTCTGGCTGAAAAAACTGTGACGCTGGAAGATCTAAGTGGGCAGTACTCTGTCAGCCGCGAACGTATTCGCCAGATCGAAGTGCGCGCGTTTGAAAAGCTGCAAAAGAAGATGCAAACTTTGGCTAAAGATCGCGGGATGCTGGCGACAGCATAA
- a CDS encoding DUF4389 domain-containing protein translates to MADPHEFDDVMPENTARREPEKPVSENLFTRLIYMIIISIMISFASTVIGVLAVLQFIIMLVSNKQPNERIAELGTDVGIWVAKATRYQTAASEHKPWPWTELD, encoded by the coding sequence ATGGCCGATCCACATGAGTTCGACGACGTGATGCCGGAAAATACCGCAAGGCGTGAGCCAGAAAAGCCGGTTTCTGAAAACCTATTCACACGGCTGATCTATATGATCATTATTTCGATCATGATCAGTTTCGCCAGTACTGTGATCGGCGTTTTGGCAGTGCTGCAATTCATCATCATGCTGGTCAGCAACAAACAACCCAATGAGCGGATCGCCGAATTGGGCACCGATGTGGGTATCTGGGTCGCCAAGGCGACGCGCTATCAGACAGCGGCGTCCGAGCATAAGCCTTGGCCGTGGACGGAACTGGATTGA